One Hemibagrus wyckioides isolate EC202008001 linkage group LG07, SWU_Hwy_1.0, whole genome shotgun sequence DNA segment encodes these proteins:
- the LOC131356703 gene encoding low affinity immunoglobulin gamma Fc region receptor II-c-like isoform X2: MELSPLSVMLWIHKAVVSIKPDTRVFTGEKGVTFRCEIKGIGAPTEWTYSWYKNNTLLQHEGKGRVYKDITMKEFSIKSVKDSDSGIYTCRGQRNNSQVSEISHAVTLTVSERPQAVLRVSPQSWLTEGDSVTLSCEVTDSSTNWTFSWYTVVPYRDSEGVIRYNPELLSDSSRGSGGNYTLSHTAINYTDVYRCRGEKKEPRFHTKYSNLQPLWITGEFPPVSLIINPSRTQHFTNDSLSLSCEDQSNSTGWTVRRYTHSERGSDCSHWGSVTGSTCNISFLSTSYTGVYWCESESGENSNPVNITVHDGDVILESPVHPVTEGHPLILRCLYRNPNPSSLRSDFYKDGSVLQNQATGEMIIQTVSKSDEGFYHCKQPQRKISLKSWLSVRCSRSSIGTVGVAVGLSLAFLFIISLMLMLLLWYCKIKKEKQQKTNQTSERNQNQSRAEDSLSGHTPLQAGSANIYATVDELDMSETGEAADETNEATYTQVTKKMKPNRNNDADAEPSVDDVTYADIEIKPKKNSETNKEKASVGADCIYSELKLDMKT; encoded by the exons ggATTCATAAAGCTGTGGTGTCCATAAAACCTGATACGCGGGTGTTCACTGGAGAAAAAGGTGTTACTTTCAGATGTGAAATAAAGGGAATAGGAGCGCCCACTGAGTGGACATACAGCTGGTATAAGAATaatactctactccaacatgaggGAAAAGGCAGAGTCTATAAAGACATCACAATGAAGGAGTTCAGTATCAAGTCTGTTAAAGACTCTGACAGTGGTATCTACACCTGCAGAGGACAGAGAAATAACTCTCAGGTCTCAGAGATCAGTCATGcagttacactgactgtatcag agagaccacaggcagtactgAGGGTATCTCCACagagctggctgactgaaggagactcagtgactctaagctgtgaggttacagactcctctacaaactggacattcagctggtacacagTTGTTCCCTACAGAGACAGTGAGGGTGTTATTAGATATAACCCAGAGCTGctgtcagacagcagcagaggatctggaggcaaCTACACTCTCAGTCATACTGCTATTAATTACACAGATGTTTATAGGTgcagaggagagaaaaaagaaccACGCTTTCATACAAAGTACAGCAATCTACAACCACTGTGGATCACTG GTGAATttcctccagtctctctgatcatcaatcccagcagaactcaacactttactaatgactctctctcactgagctgtgaggaccagagtaactctactggatggacagtgagacgatacacacacagtgagagagggtCAGATTGTTCACATTGGGGATCAGTTacaggatctacatgtaacatcagcttcctctccacatcctacactggagtttactggtgtgagtctgaatctggagaaaacagtaatcctgtcaacatcacagtgcatg ATGGTGATGTGATcctggagagtcctgtccatccTGTGACTGAGGGACATCCTCTGATTCTACGCTGTTTATATCGCAACCCAAATCCCTCAAGCCTCAGATCTGATTTCTATAAAGATGGATCAGTTCTCCAGAACCAGGCTACAGGAGAGATGATCATCCAAACTGTCTCAAAGTCAGATGAAGGTTTCTACCACTGTAAACAGCCACAGAGAAAAATTTCACTGAAAAGCTGGCTCTCAGTCAGAT GTTCTAGGTCCAGTATTGGAACAGTAGGAGTGGCTGTGGGGCTGAGTTTGGCATTTTTGTTCATCATTTCATTAATGTTAATGCTCCTGCTTTGGTACTGCAAAATAAAGAAAG AAAAGCAGCAGAAAACCAATCAGACATCAGAGCGCAATCAGAACCAGTCAAGAGCTGAAGACTCTCTTTCAGGGCACACACCACTTCAGGCTG GAAGTGCTAACATCTATGCCACTGTGGATGAGTTAGACATGAGTGAAACAG GTGAAGCTGCAGATGAGACCAACGAAGCCACTTACACACAGGTCACAAAGAAAATGAAGCCAAACAGGAACAATG ATGCAGATGCTGAACCCAGTGTTGATGATGTGACTTATGCTGatatagaaataaaaccaaagaaaaacTCAGAGACAAATAAAG AAAAAGCCAGCGTGGGTGCGGATTGCATATACTCGGAGCTGAAGCTGGACATGAAG aCTTGA
- the LOC131356703 gene encoding Fc receptor-like protein 5 isoform X1 → MELSPLSVMLFLISLIPVAQAEGIHKAVVSIKPDTRVFTGEKGVTFRCEIKGIGAPTEWTYSWYKNNTLLQHEGKGRVYKDITMKEFSIKSVKDSDSGIYTCRGQRNNSQVSEISHAVTLTVSERPQAVLRVSPQSWLTEGDSVTLSCEVTDSSTNWTFSWYTVVPYRDSEGVIRYNPELLSDSSRGSGGNYTLSHTAINYTDVYRCRGEKKEPRFHTKYSNLQPLWITGEFPPVSLIINPSRTQHFTNDSLSLSCEDQSNSTGWTVRRYTHSERGSDCSHWGSVTGSTCNISFLSTSYTGVYWCESESGENSNPVNITVHDGDVILESPVHPVTEGHPLILRCLYRNPNPSSLRSDFYKDGSVLQNQATGEMIIQTVSKSDEGFYHCKQPQRKISLKSWLSVRCSRSSIGTVGVAVGLSLAFLFIISLMLMLLLWYCKIKKEKQQKTNQTSERNQNQSRAEDSLSGHTPLQAGSANIYATVDELDMSETGEAADETNEATYTQVTKKMKPNRNNDADAEPSVDDVTYADIEIKPKKNSETNKEKASVGADCIYSELKLDMKT, encoded by the exons ggATTCATAAAGCTGTGGTGTCCATAAAACCTGATACGCGGGTGTTCACTGGAGAAAAAGGTGTTACTTTCAGATGTGAAATAAAGGGAATAGGAGCGCCCACTGAGTGGACATACAGCTGGTATAAGAATaatactctactccaacatgaggGAAAAGGCAGAGTCTATAAAGACATCACAATGAAGGAGTTCAGTATCAAGTCTGTTAAAGACTCTGACAGTGGTATCTACACCTGCAGAGGACAGAGAAATAACTCTCAGGTCTCAGAGATCAGTCATGcagttacactgactgtatcag agagaccacaggcagtactgAGGGTATCTCCACagagctggctgactgaaggagactcagtgactctaagctgtgaggttacagactcctctacaaactggacattcagctggtacacagTTGTTCCCTACAGAGACAGTGAGGGTGTTATTAGATATAACCCAGAGCTGctgtcagacagcagcagaggatctggaggcaaCTACACTCTCAGTCATACTGCTATTAATTACACAGATGTTTATAGGTgcagaggagagaaaaaagaaccACGCTTTCATACAAAGTACAGCAATCTACAACCACTGTGGATCACTG GTGAATttcctccagtctctctgatcatcaatcccagcagaactcaacactttactaatgactctctctcactgagctgtgaggaccagagtaactctactggatggacagtgagacgatacacacacagtgagagagggtCAGATTGTTCACATTGGGGATCAGTTacaggatctacatgtaacatcagcttcctctccacatcctacactggagtttactggtgtgagtctgaatctggagaaaacagtaatcctgtcaacatcacagtgcatg ATGGTGATGTGATcctggagagtcctgtccatccTGTGACTGAGGGACATCCTCTGATTCTACGCTGTTTATATCGCAACCCAAATCCCTCAAGCCTCAGATCTGATTTCTATAAAGATGGATCAGTTCTCCAGAACCAGGCTACAGGAGAGATGATCATCCAAACTGTCTCAAAGTCAGATGAAGGTTTCTACCACTGTAAACAGCCACAGAGAAAAATTTCACTGAAAAGCTGGCTCTCAGTCAGAT GTTCTAGGTCCAGTATTGGAACAGTAGGAGTGGCTGTGGGGCTGAGTTTGGCATTTTTGTTCATCATTTCATTAATGTTAATGCTCCTGCTTTGGTACTGCAAAATAAAGAAAG AAAAGCAGCAGAAAACCAATCAGACATCAGAGCGCAATCAGAACCAGTCAAGAGCTGAAGACTCTCTTTCAGGGCACACACCACTTCAGGCTG GAAGTGCTAACATCTATGCCACTGTGGATGAGTTAGACATGAGTGAAACAG GTGAAGCTGCAGATGAGACCAACGAAGCCACTTACACACAGGTCACAAAGAAAATGAAGCCAAACAGGAACAATG ATGCAGATGCTGAACCCAGTGTTGATGATGTGACTTATGCTGatatagaaataaaaccaaagaaaaacTCAGAGACAAATAAAG AAAAAGCCAGCGTGGGTGCGGATTGCATATACTCGGAGCTGAAGCTGGACATGAAG aCTTGA